From the genome of Setaria viridis chromosome 1, Setaria_viridis_v4.0, whole genome shotgun sequence:
CGTCACACTGACTAAAGTTGTATCGTATAATAATATAATTTACACCACCTAGATCACCCAAATCCATAATTCGCGTAAAATAAGATACTATAATCTTGTCCTATTGATCACATCAAATCGGTCAAAATTTGTCCCCCCACTATAATATAATTCAGTCAAATTAAGCCTCTATAGCTTAGCATTTTTTTATGATGCGCTAGTATATATAATTTGGCGGCAAGAAATTGGGCCCAGATGCATGTGAATTCTTTGGAAATCGTAATTAACTAAGTGCTTCTACACCCTTCCCGAATATACAGAAGGAATTAATAATACatgataaatatatatatatatatattcttaactttggaaagtttttaaaaaaagatcatAACATGGTAAGGAAGATGATACAGCATACTGTATGTTGTGGTTGAAAATAAAGTGCTTTGCGTTTTGCCCTGATTGCTGACTGCTGGTGCTGCATTCTTTTTCCTTAGCTGAGAGTAGAGATGTATCCTGGCATGCACAGATGTACTACACTGCAATGAAATTTAACCTGGGATCTAACTACACATTGACTTTGGAGTGGGATTGACTAGTTTACACTGGTCAAAATTTGTTTTTCTAGGAAAGCACCTAACATATCGGTGGAAAGTAACTAGCTAGTTAGTGTGCcgttttttatttcaaaaaaagttAGTGTGCAGTTTTGGTTGAAGGAGTAGAGCTTAATCGGTCTCTCCTTTATTTTTCTGTTAACCAAAAGATTCAACTTTTCTTCGTGGGAATGAACCAAACTACTTAACTATTGTAAAAACACTTTGAAATCGATGTGCTATTGAAATATGGCCATCGAATAGGATAATCTAATCCTTGCCACTTGCGCTAAAGCTAGTTTGGCATGTACTGACTTTTCTTGTGCAAAGTTGATTTCTATATTTATTGGAAGGTGTTATCATCGATCCAAGCTTAACATAACAATAATATAGTCATATCCAACTGCCTCAATGATATATTCTATAGTCATAACCAAATAATTATTTACCCCATTTGGTCAATAATACGTGGATATTGGATAGGGAAATGAAATGATATTTTACCATATGAGTATTGTCATGCAAAGCAATGATGATTTGTGACTAAACATCGATGTTATCTTTTACATAGATAATCTAGAGTGTGAACCTCTTAAGAATTAAAAAAGAGTAAACGATCACAGTGAGCCAAGACGACTCGAGGGTTTATGATAATTAAGTTGGAGAATTATTTAATCCTAACCTCATTGACCACCATGATTTTTCATAATTAAGCATGTGTGATGGCAGCAAAAAGTTACCTAAATTaccatcattattttttaaagGATAAACCTAATAGCTACCAAGTCAGATAAGTAGTTCAGTGGTGGGCAAGAGGCTCTTTTCCACCAAAGAAACTTCACATAAATAATTTGTGTAAATTTATTTGGTTAATAAAAGTCGTACTTTTGCTTTCCACATATATGCCCTTTACATACATATCTTATTGTTTCCGTCACTAGCTAGGCTATAAAATAGAGCTTTAACAAAAGAAACCTCGAATATAAAAGGCTATTTTGCGGAAACACACTTTGTCTTTGTTAAATTTAGGTCGCGATGGCAATAGCATTACTTTAAAAGGCTGGAATCGGTAGCGATAGATTTGTGATCCATGTATCTGTTCAGACCAACATGGTTGAAGGATAACATCATGCCCACTTCACTGACTAATACTTTTAATGAATATTCTTCAAAACATGGAACACAAATTCATTATGAATTAGAATATAAATTTATGCGCATCATACCTGAAATCTTTTGTAAAATGTTTATACAAATAAAAGAAGTGAAAAACATGCTAACAAGACTATTGTCTTGTTCATACACACCATGCAGCCTACATGAATGTGAAAGTCTGAAGGATTCAAAACACCACAAAGTCCTCCTGCCATCTGCAATTTATTAAATAATTAAGGGCCTAGCCAGCAAAACACCCAAAACATAAATTAATTCCGCGTCACACCGCATATTTCGAAATTAGCACCACCTCAGATTAAAAATTCGCCCTCTAGACGATACAAAACAAGGAAACAATTAAACAATAAAGCCCACCATTATTTTTCTCCATTAAAGAACCCACTAATTTAACGCCAATCACCAAACCGAACAAacttaaaaattttaaaaatgcCGTCCAtttgcaaaatatttttaaatactTTCTGTCCTTGTTTAAATTAAAACCAATCGATCCCTTTTATTTCCTCGCTGTATTTCCCATCTCCTCGTCTCCTTCCTTACCTCTCCCCCCTTGTCCTTGTGTTCTTGAATTTCTCACCGGAACACGGCCGGCGCGGCGAAGCTCACCGGAAGGCTGCACCGGCTGCGCATCGGCTTCTGGCTTGCAGAGGCTGTGCTCTGAGTTTGGGTTCTGAATTCAGGATTGGGAGTCTGAATTCGAGGTGAGTTCAGGCCTTCAGCTTCGTGATCGCGCTTGTGAGGAGAGGAGAAGCAGTGCGGCAGACTCTGATGGTCACCGCCCGACCAGGCGCGAGGTAGTGTTTAGCGAAGAGCCCACGATGTCGAAAACGGAGGCTTCGCCGGCTGCGGCTGATGATGCGCagccggcgccggagacgacgacgatgccGGCGAGCTCTCAGCCTGCGCCGGCTGCTCCTACGGCCGCgtcagcggcgccggcggctgttgctgggagaggagaggggaagaggaagagggggagGCCGCGGAAATACGGGCCGGACGGGAGCCTGCTGCGGCCGCTGAATGCGACGCCGATCTCGGCGTCGGTGCCGGACGACGCCGGCGGGGCGCAGTACACGCCGGCTGCTGCCGTCGGGGCCGTCATGAAGCGGGGCAGGGGGCGCCCGGTGGGGTTCGTCAGCCGCGCGACGCCGATATCCGTGGCAGTgacggccgccgcgcccacggcggcggtggtcgtgtcagcgccggcgccgcagacACTGTTCGGGCCACTCGGTGAGTCCTCCCCTCCTCGCATCACTTGGACGCCTTATTGCTCGTTTAATTTTGAGAATTTTTCCCGTGATTTCGTTCAATTTCGATCTGAGATTGAAATTTGGGGGCAAAATGGAATGGTCATGACTTTTTTTAGTCAAAGAAACTGCACTTTGTCGGAGCATAGTTGGTGAGAGTTCTGCTATTCTAGGTAGGtgaactgaaactctgaaagaGACATGCAGCCTAGTTTCAGTTCAGGTTGTTCTGCTTGGACTAGCACTAGATGTACTTGGGTAGTACTCCTGTCTCTGAAGACGTGGCCCTGGTTGGGTTATCCATGTCGTGTTGTTTGTGGTTTGCAAGTGGTTTCAGACTTGCAGGCTTTCATTCTTCATGCTGTGACACGTTGGTAACCTACTTATTCAACATCTATTAAATTGATCATCAAGGGATGACTGCTATTATCAAGCCTTAGTTCTTGTACTAACATCTTATTCTAGAAAGAGAGAAATACAAGAGAAACTGGAACTGCCAGGCCTGTTCAGGGATCCTGCCTGATTGATGCGGAATTGCAAATGCAGTTGGAACCTCACTAGCGTATACGCTAATATTAATATGTGATTGATGTGTTGTCATAGATGATGCCATTGGATGGCTTGGAAGCCTATTTATTTACTTGTGGTTGGACAGAAAATATGTCTGATAGCGATGCTAAATAAGTTGATGTCTCTTGGAAGCATATTCTGTTGGAGGAATAACAGATACATTGTTTGGTTGCTTGGGTGGATGGACATGGGTTACGTGTGATATATAGATATCCGCATTCGGGAAGTGATTTTCAATGTTGCCTTTTTGCATGACACTCTTAGGTTTTAATTGTTTGCCATGGGTAGCCAGATAATTTGATAGGATAACTAATACAGTTCACTACAGAGAGGCAGGGAGATTACAGCAACATGGTCAGTTGCACAATGTTGTCGGTTCTGCTACAGTAACTGTTTCTGATTGTTCCTCCTTGTTCTTTCCTTTGGTATTTTCCCACCACAGTTGCAACTATAAAACTTTACGCACTCCTCCAACAATAAATTAGGCAGAATTCTTGTCTGACAGCCCAAAGCCCTTTTGAAAGAGAAAGAACAGAAagtgtgaaaatattcaaagtGAACATTCTCCTGATAATTCTGTCTCCATTTCTGAAACATGATATTCTTTGATTGATGGGCAGGTGAATTGGTAGCTTGTGCTTCTGGTGCGAATTTTACACCTCATATCATTAATGTTGCTGCTGGTGAGGTAAGTATCATGTGTTCCATCTACTTGATAAAATAGAAAGAACTTCCACCTTAATAGCTTGACGAGCTATATATATTTGCTTCTAGATTGGTGCCCTTTGGTCTTGACTTCTTCTTTATGGAGACATTTCGTTTTAATTTTCATCAGTATACTTACCAACCTCGTTTATTTATTTACTAGGATGTCAATATGAAGGTCATATCTTTCTCCCAACAAGGTCCAAGGGCAATTTGCATTCTATCTGCCAATGGTGTGATTGCAAATGTTACACTGCGTCAACAGGACTCCTTAGGCGGTACAGTAACTTATGAGGTCTGTCCATATTGACTTCTGAGGTTTTCTACATTTTAAGAAGTGAAACTAATGGATGGAATTTAATTCTCACTTCCATGTTAGCTATCGTATTTgtttgtgcttttttttttagtttgcATTTGTTCGTTGAAGAGAGTTCTTGTAGATTATTTCATTCAAGTAGGGATCTGAGGCCATCAATTGTTCATTCTACATTACTAAAGACCCTCCAAAACTAAATCCATACTCCTCATAGCCTTACATGATCAGTTTATTAATTGTTTGCCTGTGTTGCCATGAAAATGGTTAGAGAAAAACATTGATAGGTATCCAACAGATCAAGTGCTGCTTATA
Proteins encoded in this window:
- the LOC117843126 gene encoding AT-hook motif nuclear-localized protein 1, coding for MSKTEASPAAADDAQPAPETTTMPASSQPAPAAPTAASAAPAAVAGRGEGKRKRGRPRKYGPDGSLLRPLNATPISASVPDDAGGAQYTPAAAVGAVMKRGRGRPVGFVSRATPISVAVTAAAPTAAVVVSAPAPQTLFGPLGELVACASGANFTPHIINVAAGEDVNMKVISFSQQGPRAICILSANGVIANVTLRQQDSLGGTVTYEGRFELLSLSGSFTPTDSGGTRNRSGGMSVSLAAADGRVIGGGVAGLLVAASPVQVVVGSFLPSYQLDQNASKKPVIEITAAPPQQPPPVTVGFTISSGDMEDSYSGSQHPRSGAAKGSSTTAVFKVENWTAPAQQQQQQASPEQARKTPPPPPASEAKVPVPGG